The following coding sequences lie in one Oncorhynchus masou masou isolate Uvic2021 chromosome 20, UVic_Omas_1.1, whole genome shotgun sequence genomic window:
- the helt gene encoding hairy and enhancer of split-related protein helt has translation MASKMKDRKRTPISHKVIEKRRRDRINRCLNELGKTVPMARAKQNSGKLEKAEILEMTVQYLRALHSADFPRGREKGELLGEFANYFHYGYHECMKNLVHYLTTEERVETKDIKYARILAFLQSKSRVATEPVFGSLGAFPDQADYLCQLHSSPESLQSHSPNDSVFQQSPPGHFSWHSTARSPTISYPTVPLSAPTQQHHGGYLSPVQGLDHHYFNFFNGHPHANAFSLHSTQHAL, from the exons ATGGCATCCAAGATGAAGGATCGCAAG AGAACTCCCATCTCCCATAAAGTAATAGAAAAAAGAAGACGAGATCGCATCAACCGCTGCCTAAATGAACTGGGGAAAACCGTGCCAATGGCGCGCGCGAAACAG AACTCTGGAAAGCTGGAGAAGGCCGAGATTCTGGAGATGACAGTTCAGTATCTACGAGCGCTCCACTCTGCAGACTTCCCCCGAGGCAGAGAAAAGG GTGAGCTACTGGGGGAGTTCGCCAACTACTTCCACTACGGCTACCACGAGTGCATGAAGAACCTGGTGCACTACCTGACCACGGAGGAGAGGGTTGAGACCAAAGACATCAAGTACGCAAGGATCCTGGCCTTTCTTCAGTCCAAGTCCCGGGTCGCCACCGAGCCGGTGTTCGGCTCACTGGGCGCGTTTCCAGACCAGGCAGATTATCTGTGCCAGTTGCACTCCTCCCCGGAGTCACTCCAGAGTCACAGCCCCAACGACTCCGTGTTTCAGCAGAGCCCACCCGGACACTTCTCGTGGCACAGCACGGCGCGCAGCCCGACCATCTCGTACCCAACGGTGCCGCTTTCCGCACCGACGCAACAGCACCATGGTGGCTACCTGTCACCAGTGCAAGGACTTGACCATCACTACTTCAACTTTTTCAACGGCCACCCGCACGCGAATGCGTTCAGTTTGCACAGTACGCAACATGCGTTGTAA